The Leopardus geoffroyi isolate Oge1 chromosome C1, O.geoffroyi_Oge1_pat1.0, whole genome shotgun sequence sequence TCCCACTTCagatcctggctctaccactgaGTATGGGGGATTGGATAAATTCAAGTCTCAGTGCcttggttttgtcttttataaaTTGAGAAAACCTATGATCCCTGCCTTGTTTTGAGACTTGaatgagataaaattgacaaacatttGAACTGTCACAGTATGACAGTGCCTCTTAAGCCATAAATTTGGTGTTCTCTACGCATTCACTGCCTTTGGAATAGTCCTCTTAGGAACCTGTCACCACTGCTGTCACTGCCTTACTTTACACCAGGAATCGGCAAACCATGGTctgcaggccaaatccagcctccacctgtttttgtaaataatgttctatttttttttaaattagggtgTAAttgatattgtgaataatgttttattggaacatagccatgccctttcatttatgtattttctgtggCTATTTTCACCCTATAACAGTGGAGTTGAGTAGTGGCAACAGGGACCATATGACTTGCAAAGCCTAATATATTTACTGTCAGTCTTTTTACAGAAGAAGTTTGTCAATTCCTGGTTGCCTGGGGTATCGCAATAGCCTCCTTCTTGGTTTTCCTGGTTACATCTTACTTCTTCTTGAACTTATCCTCCCCATCCTTTCTCCCGTGCAAGTGGGAATTCCCCTAAAATGTGAACTCAGCCATGCCAATTTGCTCCTTTTTGGTGCATTCGCCCTCAGTGCTAAGAGCATCAGCTTCCACCTACTGTGGGTTCCCATACTTGTCTTGTCCTCTGGCCATAATGAGTGCTTTACGCCCTTTCCAATCTTGGCACatattgttctttttgtttcaataCCCAGCCCTTGCTCTTGTCCTCAATAATAAGCTCAGGTTTTACTTTCCCTGAGAAGCCCTTTCTGACTTCCACAGGCTGAACCAACGGCTTCTGCTCCTCTATGGCTGTGCAAGATACTTCAATTCCAGCATTTCTCTATTCTGTCATGATCATGGGTGTAACTATCTCCCACTCCTTCTGCTGTGTCTCCTCTCAAGGGCAGGAACATACAATTTTCACTTTTGTATCTTCAGTGACCTATCTGGGATCTGGCCCCTAGTAAAAGCCCATTAGGTTGCTCTTGCCTGTTGGCATCTCAGCTGGGTTGGAAGGCTTATATAAGGTGGTAGGGGAGTACAGAAAAAGGCCTCAGGAGAGGCTGTCATGTTGGTTAACTCCTGGATGATGCGAAGGAAGATTAGATATTGGGAGAAAATAGGCATTGGAACCGCATAAAGTTGATGAGACCCAAAAGAGGTGTTTTGGAGAAAGGACAAATGGAAGAAGGGGTCACGTGTGGGAATGCTGGAAGACAGGCTCACAAGAGAGGCATTAGGTCCATATTCTATAAAGCCTCCTCTGCTGTGCTGAGCTGTATGGACAATGGGAAACCGTGAAGGGCTGGAATAGGCAAACATATTCATGCTGTAACTGTCTGTTTGCATGTCAATCTCCTAGAAGTCCCTTAAGGCATTAATTGTGATTTGTCTGGTCCCCATTCAATCTAAGTGCACATACCATATAACTGGCataggttttcaataaatgtctCTTTTGTTATTGAAGTATATGAAAACTCATCAGTTTTAAGGTAGGTGGCCCCAATGTTTAGTGTTCTCTCATAGGGATGAACACTTGAACTGTTTACAGCTTTCATACATTTAGGAACTTCAGTCATATTTAACCTTAGTTCTTGGATTTTATACTTGAAAAattctctttagaaaaaaaatgtccatcttCTTATGGAAGAATCTCTTGGATCATTTTGGCTGATGTTTGCTGGAATGTCTCCAACTCTATTTTGTCTTTGTTAAGGCTTTCAAGAGTACCCGAATTCTTTCCTAATTTGCAAACCAGAAGCAAAATCATTCATTTCTTGTGattttggtattttctctcaACAAAATGCTCAATGGAGCTTGGAGAAATAAACTCTTATTTGTAAACTTGCCAGAGATGGTGAATACAGAGCTTTTATTAATAATGTCTACAGACTACTGCTGTCATTGGGTCAAGGGCTCAGAACCAGCAGCTTCATAGTTTTGGAGATGTGAATGAAGTGAATTGGGTGGTAAAAGATGCCTAGATAATTGGACATAATTGGGACTTAGGGAGACTCCTGCACTCCAGGAAATTCTCCAAGTCTCCACTTATCCTCAAAGTGAGCAAGAAGCTTCAGTTTCAAATTGAGTGCATTTTCCATCCATGGATTGGcttgttttgttcagttttactTTGAGTGTTTGAGGTTATCTTTTCGACGTAACAGCTAAACCCACGACTTCCTTTCTcgtaaaaccaaaacaaaaaggctTTCTATTCAGGTGCctcttgtgtgtgcacatgtatagTACATACCTGGGATCAAAGCCAACTATATAAAGTCCTTGATTCTGTGTGGGTTCAAACACATTTCAAAGCTTCAGGATCCTGAAAGGTTTCACTCTGCTTCCTGAAGACCTGAACACTGCTCCCATAAAGCCATGGCTTGCTTTGGATTCCGGAGGCATGGGGCTCAGCTGGACCTGGCTTCTAGGACCTGGCCCTGCActgctctgttttctcttctctttatcccCGTCTTCTCCAAAGGTGAGTGAGGCTTTTGGAGCATGAAGGTGGAGGAGGTGTTTCTCCCACCTgggtttcatttctttcagcagtcAAGGGCAGTGATTTATAACAAAGCCAGAAGCTAAAGGTAAAACTCCAAACTCCTGGCTTGGATAACTCTGTATTCCAAGACAGCAAAGGGGACAGCTGGCAGCCGCAAAGGAGCAGAGATACAGCTCATAGCAGAGTCCCAGGCACTGACTAGGAGCTTAATAGATACATCTGAGTTGGTTTGGGAGACAAGCAATTTCATACACTTCTGTGTGATTGGAAGAAATTACTGTAAAGTTAAGTGAGTTAAGAGGAAAGATCTCCACAGTCCTTAATATATTTGAGCTTGGAATCAGGGTGAGCtcaagattttcctttttcaaaaacattGATTTAAGCAAAACATATCAAGTTTCTTTCCTACCCAATTTGAGATTTTAAGATTCTCGAATTCACTTTTATAAATGAATcgacttatttaaaatttaagccTTCTTTACTCAATTCAAAGTCTTAAGGTCTTCAGTCAATTCTATAAACTAGTTagctaattatttaaaaaatgaaagcagtttgaaaccataacatacacacacacacacacacacacacacaaagagaaagaaagaaataaaaggaagaagagaagaaagaacaccATCAGTCTGTTTAGCCTAAGATACTTAATTGCCACCTGACCTATCTGTGGATTTCAGATGCAGATTCCCCAGTTTTCAGATGAAATAAAGCTCTTTACAGGTTGATTCTAGGTTTGCTACATATAAAATGATGAGCATTCTCACTGAATTTCAACCTTATCTCTCTCTAGACCATATCAGTTAAGAAACCATGTGGTTTGTACGATATATCTTGGATGCTCAGAGGTATTCCATAATTAAATTATTACCAACaatattataagaaatatttatatacattttcttattctACATGTTTTGAACATGTAAAGATTAAATACTCTTAGAAGTAATTACCTTTACTTTGTAGAAAACTTATCTCCACCTGTTACTGAGATTCTCCCACTGAAAAATCGAGTGTGACCAGATTTACTGGTGATAATTGGGAATttgcctgggggttggggggcgggcagGAAACTTGGTCTTTAGGCTTAGCATCAATACAACAAAGATTATTGGGTGCTCATATGGGCAGATTATAATGGCCGCTCCTAGGAGTTATAAGCCAAAGGCGGAAGCTGCAAATTAGTGCGCAAAAAAACTTTAATACGGGATAGAACTTGATTAAATACTGTGACGGATTTATAACAGTGCAAAAGATGCTCAGAGGATGTTCAGGGGCTGCTCTGATAGACTGAGATGAGGGTTGGGGAAGAAGACTGTTATCTAGCCAGCCAGGGCTGCTGGATTAATTCTGGCAAGGGATGCTACCATGTTGTTCTCTCTTGTGAGGACAGACGTTGTCCAGTTCAGGTACTTGGGAGAAAGGACTAGTGATAGAGCGATTTCTATAGAGTCACTTATACATAGGAAGAGGTGTCCTGGAAACTCAGACTGGAGTGATAGGTTGGGATTAGATCATAGAGGACATAAATGCcacttatttcatttgtttttgcagTCAATGGTATGCAAGGCATCAAAGTGTTTGAGCAGAATTAATTAGTGGCATGGTTCATCCAAGTGTTGAGTGTCACTTGTATGATCGACTGGAGAGGGGCTGAGTTAGTTGCAGGAAGGTAGTTTGACATGAAGCTAAAGTTTTTTTAGATGATGCAAGCCTTTTTGAATGGAGAGCTGGCTTCCTTTATCCTGTAGaagccagagggagaaagaacaaaggagcACGAGAGTGTTCAAGTGGAGGAGAGAGTGGCGGAAGAGGTGGTGGTGGCGGCAGGGGAAGCCCACAGAAGTTAATAGCAGGGTTGCCTCAACCTAGAGAGGAAACGACCCGGTGCCCTCTGCTCTGTGGCTTCCTTCATCTAGCAGCGTCCCTCCTTCTGATAATAATGCTAGGAAAGGTGACGTCCGGTGCAGTGACCTGGGGCTCAGCCTCTCTGGCCAGGTAAATATAGGCAGAGGTTTGTGACGTATGCATTGAGAGGTAAGGTGAAATTCTGTACGTCAACCTCCAAAATTTCCCCTACTGCTCATTAAAGTTCCTGTAGTTCTGTGATAACCATAGAATATCAGAGGTGGAAGGCACTCTGTTCTCATCTGACCTAATCCTCTCTTAGTAcatgtgaaggaaaatgaaggctACAGGGAAGGCATGACTCACCCCAAATCAAGTATATTTCATGGTAGGGCCTGGCCTTCAGTTTGTCACATCAACGTTCTTCCTGCTACAACCAACTGCCTTCAAGAAACTCTGTTCTGTAAGGAAACACCTTCATGGAGATGGGCTGGAAGTCAGCTGAGTGATGGAGGGGATggatggggagagaagggaagggatgaAGAGTATTGGCTGAAGGGAGGGAAGGACTGGAAGGTGAAGCTGGAGAGTGTCCATCAAAGATCCACTTCCCTCAGCGAGAGATTTGGCCCGAGCCTGGTCGCGGGTGAGCAGGAGTTCACTGAGTTCCCTCTAATTTTCCCTTGTTAGGGATGCATGTGGCCCAGCCTGCAGTGGTGCTGGCCAGCAGCCGAGGTGTCGCCAGCTTCGTGTGTGAATACGGGTCTTCAGGCAATGCCGCCGAAGTCCGAGTGACTGTGCTGAGGCAGACTGGCAGCCAGATGACTGAAGTCTGTGCTGCGACATACACAGTGGAGAATGAGTTGGCCTTCCTAGATGATTCCACCTGCACTGGCATCTCCAGCGGAAACAAAGTGAACCTCACCATCCAAGGGTTGAGGGCCATGGACACGGGACTCTACATCTGCAAGGTGGAGCTCATGTACCCACCACCCTACTATGCAGGCATGGGCAATGGAACCCAGATTTATGTCATCGGTGAGCAAAACCTTATCACTAAGCTTACACCTTTTGCATCGCTGTCTTCTTTGCATGAAAACAGTTTTGTTCCTCAACTTCAGGTGGTTCATTTTTAGGATTATGGAAATTCTCTTTAAGAGTTCTTTGGCATACTGCATGGGAGTCTGGTTAATGGGTGGTGACCCAAACAGCGTTCTGACTAAAACTAAAATGGGGTGGGGATAGTGTTTTCTTCTACTGGAGGTTGGGGCACTTACTCTGGAGTGATAAGCACGGTGAAATTTGACTTTGGGCCTTTGATAGGACATTCCTGTAGAAGTGGCCCCCAGCAGTCAGACTTACTTAGGGGTGGACACCAAGGTCTGGAAGCTCTTTTTTTcactaatgggggggggggggggagtagggcCCTTAAGTTTAAAGAGAGTCTCAAGGAAGCTGTGCTTTGTCTTCTGTTGCAGATCCTGAACCTTGCCCAGATTCTGACTTCCTCCTCTGGATCCTCGCAGCAGTCAGTTCAGGATTGTTTTTTTACAGCTTCCTTATCACAGCTGTTTCTTTGAGCAAAATGGTGAGTGCAATGCTGACAACACAACACTTCTGGTGGGGATGCCTCCAGCGATAGCAACTGACCGAATGATGCTGTTGAGTTCGGTTTTCTGGAGATGAAGCAATAAATGCAGAACAGTGGTAAAGGAAGGGCAGTGGTAAAGAACACGCTAGAACCCTTGGCATTGGCCTTTGAGGTTTCAGGATGACTAACATTTTAGATGAGTGTGTTTGACATTGAATGTTTGTGTGCTTCTGAACAGGGTTTCAGTTTGAGTAACCATTTGAACAACACGGGGCAGCTGTTTTGCACTTTATCTTCAAGACAATTGTACTTAAAAACCCTGAAATGTAAGATTAAGTTGGACAAAATGCTGCTATAGAAGACCACTGGATGGATTTTAGTCTCCCCTTCATGTCACTCCGCTTCACCTGGAAGCCATCCCTTGGTGCCACCCTGCTTGTGCCTTCCTTGTCCAAGCTGTAGCTGTCCACCCAATACCTGTCCAGGGCTCCCTGTTATCCAGTCTGCTCAAATGGAGAGTCTTGCCCTCCCCTCTAGCCCAGTGAATGAGAATACAAGGTTTTATTTATTGCAGTGTTGGTGGAAGAGATGGAAATATGGAATCAGGCCTCCTATCGGGATTTCTTTTTGGTGGTTCCTTTCATCTACCTCTGTCTATGGCTTGCTTTTGTCAACACAAACTtcttccctgcttctctttctctccctggcttcctgtcttcccctccctctccttctctccctccccttaccCCTCACTGGATTCCAAGATCCTCTACTCAACCTGTTCAATTGCTGTAGATTCTTCTTACCTCATTTTCTAGAAACTGCCACATGGACACAGAATCTCAATTTACGGAGGTGATAAAAAATGGGCACTAATGTGGGCAAAAAGTTATCAAGAGTATATGAGGAGTGGATACGAGAAATACAGCTCTTGAACAGAGTAACTGAAGTTTATTATCTTATCAAGCTCCTCCCCTCACAGATAAGATGTGGTCGATCACCATAGGCATTTTGGGTGTCCTTTTTAAAGCTTTCTCAAAGTCTCTTACTCCTCTCTTGCAGTCAGGGAAAATGATTGCCATTTTACATCAATAGCACAGAGTTATTTACCTAAAGTGAGTTGTAATAGCTGAATCAAGAAAATCTTCTGGGGCTTATAATTCTGTATGTGGTGAACATTCATTTTTCAACAGGGTAGGGACTCAGTATTTGGTGAGTCCTATTATGTCTAGAAATGGCTTCTGTATTTCTCAATAAtaattactgtttcttttttgcatttggCAGCTAAAGAAAAGAAGCCCTCTTACTACAGGGGTCTATGTGAAAATGCCCCCAACAGAGCCAGAATGTGAAAAGCAATTTCAGCCTTATTTCATTCCCATCAATTGACACACCGTTATGAAGAAGGAAGAACATTGTCTAATTTCTAAGAGCTGAGGCAATTCTAACTTTTTGCTATCCAGCTATGTtgcttatttgtgtattttggggGGGATTCATCTCTCTTTAATATAAAGCTGGATGCAAAATCCAGATGAAGTGTACTACAATTTGAAGCAAAGGTGCAGGAAAACAGAGCCAGGATGTTTCTGTCACATCAGATCCAATTTTAGTAAAAGCATCACTCGGGAGCAATATAGGGATGCAGTCTTATGTTGTAGGTGAAGGATATGGGTTAGGGGGTGGTGCTGtccaaagaatacaaaggaaGAGAGTTAGGGAGAGGACGATATTGTACACGCTTTGTATTTACACATGAGAAGTTTATAGCTGAAGTAATGTTTTCAAGTTAAAGTTTTatgctgttatttttcttaaatgtggaattacatgaagactttaaaaatactCACATGGCTATATTTTAGCCAGTGATTCCAAAGGTTGTATTGTaccaatatgtatttttttttatttgatagtATTGTGCATGGGGGCCACATGTGCTTTTGTGTATTTGCTGATGGTTTTAATATAAACACTATATGGCAGTGTCTTCCCACCATGGGTTCAGGGGAAGTTTTATGGAGGGGCTCAGGACACTAATACACCAGGTAGAATACAAAGTCACTTGGTAACTGGCTTGGAAACTGGCTGAGGTCATAACTGATTCTTATAGACACGTTGAGCTGAATTGGTGTTGACATGGGCTTTGGGCTTTTATGTTAGCTCCTTTCAAAGGTTTGCAAGGGAGTCCAGACTGGTGTATCTGATGTAACTCAATAGAACACCAACCTCAAGAAAATGGCTCACTCCAGGGGTCTTGTAGGTATGAACTTCAAGGAAGCTCTAGTTTCACAAGGGCCCCAATTCCTAACACATGGTTCATGCCATGGACAGAAAAAAGCAGCAGGTGGCAGAACGGGGTGATGAAAGTTTCTAAAAACTAACACTGTTGGTGTTTTTTAActcattattttccatgaaaatgCAACAacatgtataatatttttaattaaataaaaatctgtggTGGTCATTTTCCAGAGTTGTCTTTATCTTCCTTATATTTGAATATTGtgcttcagggtttttttaatgattttatttttgagagagagagagagagagagagcgagcgcgcgcaagcatgagcatgggaggggcagagagagagggagacatagaatctgaagcaggctccaggctctgagctgtcagcacagagctcgacgtggggctggaactcacgaactgtgagatcatgaccagagccgaagtcagacgctcaacaaactgagccacccagatgccctgtttgagtttgt is a genomic window containing:
- the CTLA4 gene encoding cytotoxic T-lymphocyte protein 4 isoform X1, giving the protein MTCMDSLRWAWKLGSMYVPDKDCRPWVFISMHYSYCLQQALMCSCASHLLVPPRSQSAREPSCPCGSASQVENGYLNTAPIKPWLALDSGGMGLSWTWLLGPGPALLCFLFSLSPSSPKTISVKKPCGLYDISWMLRGMHVAQPAVVLASSRGVASFVCEYGSSGNAAEVRVTVLRQTGSQMTEVCAATYTVENELAFLDDSTCTGISSGNKVNLTIQGLRAMDTGLYICKVELMYPPPYYAGMGNGTQIYVIDPEPCPDSDFLLWILAAVSSGLFFYSFLITAVSLSKMLKKRSPLTTGVYVKMPPTEPECEKQFQPYFIPIN
- the CTLA4 gene encoding cytotoxic T-lymphocyte protein 4 isoform X3, with the protein product MGMEAGVYVCARQRLQTLGFHFNALLLLPSAGPDVLMCFPSAGPSQKPICQGTQLSLWVCLPGGKWIPEHCSHKAMACFGFRRHGAQLDLASRTWPCTALFSLLFIPVFSKGMHVAQPAVVLASSRGVASFVCEYGSSGNAAEVRVTVLRQTGSQMTEVCAATYTVENELAFLDDSTCTGISSGNKVNLTIQGLRAMDTGLYICKVELMYPPPYYAGMGNGTQIYVIDPEPCPDSDFLLWILAAVSSGLFFYSFLITAVSLSKMLKKRSPLTTGVYVKMPPTEPECEKQFQPYFIPIN
- the CTLA4 gene encoding cytotoxic T-lymphocyte protein 4 isoform X2, which codes for MYVPDKDCRPWVFISMHYSYCLQQALMCSCASHLLVPPRSQSAREPSCPCGSASQVENGYLNTAPIKPWLALDSGGMGLSWTWLLGPGPALLCFLFSLSPSSPKTISVKKPCGLYDISWMLRGMHVAQPAVVLASSRGVASFVCEYGSSGNAAEVRVTVLRQTGSQMTEVCAATYTVENELAFLDDSTCTGISSGNKVNLTIQGLRAMDTGLYICKVELMYPPPYYAGMGNGTQIYVIDPEPCPDSDFLLWILAAVSSGLFFYSFLITAVSLSKMLKKRSPLTTGVYVKMPPTEPECEKQFQPYFIPIN
- the CTLA4 gene encoding cytotoxic T-lymphocyte protein 4 isoform X4, translating into MACFGFRRHGAQLDLASRTWPCTALFSLLFIPVFSKGMHVAQPAVVLASSRGVASFVCEYGSSGNAAEVRVTVLRQTGSQMTEVCAATYTVENELAFLDDSTCTGISSGNKVNLTIQGLRAMDTGLYICKVELMYPPPYYAGMGNGTQIYVIDPEPCPDSDFLLWILAAVSSGLFFYSFLITAVSLSKMLKKRSPLTTGVYVKMPPTEPECEKQFQPYFIPIN